In one Culex quinquefasciatus strain JHB chromosome 2, VPISU_Cqui_1.0_pri_paternal, whole genome shotgun sequence genomic region, the following are encoded:
- the LOC6036119 gene encoding putative mediator of RNA polymerase II transcription subunit 26 isoform X3 — protein MCLYCYWKLWIQHYRILEILSQSSEKLEHLIASSPASLAAKASAEQDAIAALQALRNNNNHTKPVTSVLSKTHLENLHANSVSVIPIESMKISHQQQQQQQHHQQPTIIHHQTIHLQQQQQQHQPKQQPLIQVKNLTQLQQEHLETAAVLMDISKKVIISPPSSNPQSPSLIAAEQQQQQQQQKLQQQQHHQQQQHQQQYQTINNNNQSQLQSIKSSVIKPHDFAHQNHLKRSPSSEEMDLTMKRVKVEPNILSPTLPATTLVKKNVIKRENLDAMDLGGGTLVDDHASQHSDSADSSDSGRLQMDISSQDAGSECTTDEIKRSNNNNNNNHHNSQLDHIGRETPDSLNSLEEQQHLQQAQIHLGQQFSALADGADPATTQLWQALAHNTNLIVNGAGNEATQLLRKMINARTLGLQFSPSIQLTPGVSLMKQAEANRTINQGRRKQSCPIRTTPVEGNSPNTTMEALKLTNKSGVTTVVTNSSGGGSPINLDASSHPNQLNRANILFRTKTVVDSPLPTTTIEPNSGAASPQLLKNVPTPQQSQTPQQQQSPQNQNSQQNSQQKDMSCTNCGTTTTTIWRRNIRGEMVCNACGLYFKLHGVNRPHTMRRDTIHTRRRRPKGDKSTRRKSIKQDGATVEPIDNGVVEGAADLQALQNHNLLIALRDAARATPPNFPMPPAFQHYLRVTQQNFDASGGGGVGQDMDAGEDSGPENDIDSCNLPLNLVATQLGSDSSQH, from the exons gaaatcCTCTCGCAGTCGTCCGAGAAGCTGGAACACCTGATCGCCTCCTCACCTGCCTCGTTAGCCGCGAAAGCGTCCGCCGAGCAGGATGCGATAGCAGCGTTACAAGCGTTACGCAACAATAACAATCATACAAAGCCAGTTACCTCAGTACTTAGTAAAACGCATCTCGAGAACCTGCACGCAAATTCAGTATCTGTGATCCCGATTGAGAGCATGAAAATCAGtcaccaacagcagcagcagcaacaacaccaTCAACAGCCGACGATCATTCATCATCAAACGATAcacctgcagcagcagcagcagcagcatcaaccAAAACAGCAACCGTTGATCCAGGTCAAGAACCTGACCCAGCTCCAGCAGGAACATCTGGAGACGGCCGCGGTGTTGATGGACATTAGCAAAAAAGTGATAATCTCGCCACCCAGCTCGAACCCGCAGTCGCCAAGTTTGATTGCCGCcgaacagcaacagcagcagcagcagcaaaagttgcaacaacaacaacaccatcaacagcagcagcatcaacaacagtatcaaaccatcaacaacaacaatcagtcGCAACTACAAAGTATTAAATCTTCTGTGATAAAG CCGCACGACTTTGCCCATCAGAACCACCTGAAGCGCTCGCCGAGCAGCGAAGAGATGGACCTCACGATGAAG CGCGTCAAGGTGGAGCCGAACATCCTGTCGCCGACGCTTCCGGCGACCACGCTGGTCAAGAAGAACGTCATCAAGCGCGAAAACCTGGACGCGATGGACTTGGGCGGCGGCACGCTGGTCGATGACCATGCCAGCCAGCACAGTGACAGCGCCGACAGCAGCGATTCGGGCCGGCTGCAGATGGACATTTCGTCGCAGGACGCCGGTTCGGAGTGCACCACGGATGAGATTAAGCGGTCGAAcaacaataataacaacaaccaTCATAACAGCCAGTTGGACCACATTGGGCGGGAAACGCCGGACAGCTTGAACTCGCTCGAGGAACAGCAGCACCTGCAGCAGGCCCAGATTCACCTGGGGCAGCAGTTTAGCGCGTTGGCCGATGGGGCCGATCCGGCCACGACGCAGCTGTGGCAAGCGCTGGCGCATAATACGA atttgATTGTAAATGGTGCCGGAAATGAGGCGACCCAGCTTCTCCGGAAGATGATCAACGCACGAACACTTGGCCTTCAGTTTTCGCCGTCCATTCAGCTAACGCCCGGAGTGTCGCTCATGAAG CAGGCCGAAGCGAACCGCACGATCAACCAGGGTCGCCGGAAGCAGTCCTGTCCGATCCGAACGACGCCCGTGGAGGGCAACTCGCCCAACACCACGATGGAAGCCTTAAAGTTGACCAACAAGTCCGGCGTCACAACGGTAGTTACCAACAGCAGCGGTGGCGGCAGTCCAATCAACCTGGACGCCTCCTCGCACCCCAATCAGCTGAACCGTGCCAACATCCTGTTCCGAACCAAAACCGTGGTGGACAGCCCACTGCCCACGACCACCATCGAGCCAAACAGCGGCGCCGCCAGTCCGCAGCTGCTGAAGAACGTCCCAACTCCGCAGCAGTCGCAAAccccgcagcagcagcaaagtCCCCAGAACCAGAACTCGCAGCAAAACTCCCAGCAGAAGGACATGTCCTGCACCAACTGCGGCACCACCACGACCACCATCTGGCGGCGGAACATCCGCGGCGAGATGGTGTGCAACGCGTGCGGGCTGTACTTCAAGCTGCACGGCGTCAACCGGCCGCACACGATGCGACGGGACACGATCCACACGCGGCGGCGACGCCCCAAGGGCGACAAGTCCACCCGGAGGA AATCCATCAAACAGGACGGTGCGACGGTGGAACCGATCGACAACGGCGTGGTGGAGGGTGCCGCTGACCTGCAGGCCCTGCAGAACCACAACCTGCTGATTGCGCTGCGGGATGCGGCCCGGGCGACACCACCCAACTTCCCGATGCCTCCC gcctTCCAGCACTACCTGCGGGTAACGCAGCAGAACTTTGACGCCAGCGGCGGTGGCGGCGTCGGCCAGGACATGGACGCCGGCGAGGACAGCGGCCCGGAGAACGACATCGACTCGTGCAACCTGCCGCTGAATCTGGTGGCGACCCAGCTGGGCAGCGACTCGTCGCAGCACTGA